The Brachypodium distachyon strain Bd21 chromosome 4, Brachypodium_distachyon_v3.0, whole genome shotgun sequence nucleotide sequence ACCTGCAATGGGCCATGGATCATGGATGTCGACAAAGTTGCAGGTGACcttttcctttaaaaaaaactgaaaaccaCCATAAAAGCGACGAGATCAAAGTACGTTAACAGACCCGCGAAAACACCACATGCAGATGCAGTAGTACGCGCAACAGTACTACGGAGTATTGCCTTCGAATACGTACGAATAACACAGCCAgagcaaattaattaattaagcagcaacaagcaaacatgtACACTCACGCACACATGAACGTGTCGCAGCGCCTAGCTAGCGCTATTAGTCGTGGTGCTGCAGGTAGAGGTCGATCTCGATGACACCCCCGTCGGCGAGCGTGTAATCATAGTCCCTGCTGAGCATGTACCCACGGGCGAGCCTGAACTTCCCGGTACCCCCCACAACCACCGACTCCCGTACCTCCAAATCCATGTCGATCCTTCCTTTCACGGCCACGGAGCTTCCCTTGAACTCCCCGGCCTCCATCGCCAGGTGCATGCTCAGGTCCGACACCACGCCGCCTTCCGCCACCCGCACCGCGAACCCCTGCGCCGTGCCCACCCTCTTTCCGCCGCTGTTGTCGGGTCCCTCCGTCAGCGCGTTGTTGAGCGCCACGATGTCCCCGAAGTGGCGTCCTGTTATTGGGGatttggtggagttggggaggagggagcggcCGGAGACGACGCGCATGGCGGTGGGGTGTGGGCCGGTGTAGTCGTCATGCATGTAGAAGTGGAGGTGTGTTGTGGTTATGGGTTGGGGGTTGAgtttggtggtggtgttggaGTGGTGGGTGAGGAaggtggcgccggcgaggaggacggcggAGGCTAGGAGGAGTGACGGGAGAGAAGCCATGGTTTATGTATCGAGCGAGGTCGATGTGTCGATGCTATGTCTCAGTTAGCCTGTGTCCGTTTTGTGCAAGGCTGCTAATTAAGTTGCTCACACTTGAGCCCAGGGGAGGTATAAATAGTAGGTGTGGCCGTGTGCAGCGGCGGACCCAGGAAAACTTGTAACACATCTAAAATTTTGGCTGACGACTATAAAATTGTACGGTACTAAAAGTTTGTATTCAGCGACCCAAAAACACAAACCGTCTCTAAAGAAATCAAAAATACTCTAAGAACATAAAGAATGCATTTTCTGTTCGAAATTATGTCCCGTTGGTCGACATGGACCCTTAGATAAATATGCTCTTCTAGATTCATCTATAATATTAGTATCAAAagcttctactccctccgtccaacaaaggatgtttcaattttgactaaatttaaatgcatccaTACACTAAgaaatgtctaaatacatctaaattttgacaaacttgagacatcttttgttgatggagggagtattggtTTTTAAAGTCCAACATCACCTTCAGTATCATCCATATTAAGCTCAAGACATGCTGCTCTTTTATGCTCTGCGTTGCTATCACTACCAGAGCCATCTAATTATGGATATAATCTTTTCATCTATGTTAAATTTAACAAAAAGAATCCAACAAATTGCAAGCAATTGAACTAAAATCTAACTAGGGCTCAACAACAATTACGGATGAATTACGcataattcaaaatttaaatggaAGAAAAATCATCGAAAAAGCAAACCAAAAGCCGTGTTGTACGCGTGTACGGCATCCGCCGGAATCGGCGCCGATCGAGCTGCTGTCGGTGCTTGGCGAGTCGGCGGGAGGTAGACTTATCGTACTATCGTGACGAATTGGTGGCGGAGCGATCACGGGACAGGAGTCCAGCAATCAACGTGTTGGGCATGGGCTTGAGGGACGCTGGGCTGCGGTGCCAACTTTGGCATCAGGCACTGGGTTTGGAGGTTGGGCTTGGGGGGCAAAGCTGGGCCAGGAGGGGCTAAGTTCGCTAGATTCAGTCGTCTAGGCTCAAAAAGCAGCACATATCCTAGGCACCTCTTCTGGGCTGGACCCGTGCTATAGCCCGCCTAGCACGGGCCATAGGCCCGCCCCTGGCCGTGTTGGCGACTGATctttaacaaaaagaaaaactaaatcTTCAGTTGATGTGTCAAAACCGTCAGGTTAGTATTTGGGCGTCATCCCCATTCACTCGCTCGTCCCTACACTAAGTGATTGACTGATAGCCTTGTTGACTGCTATAAGCATCATATTCTCTTCATGCAGGTTTGTGCGGTTTTAGGGTTTTCTTCGGTCGTCCTTTGATCAATTAACCGTGGTATGTATGGGTTTCGATCTAGTTTTCATAATAGGAGCTCTCTTCCCTCTTGACAAAGTTTTTGTAAAAAATATCTCTTGGTAGTTATTCCTAAAGAGGTTGCAATTAGTTGCTCTAGGCAACATAATGTTTCCAGCATGCATCGTCCatgtttcctttctttcaAGTCCTCATcctgttttctaaaaaaaggattcaaaggaaaagaagcgatagatttagaaaaaaaaaacggttgGTTAGTCAATCCTACAAAAGAGAGCAAAGTTTCTCTATCTCCGAGTAAGGAACAAGAAGGCG carries:
- the LOC100838834 gene encoding dirigent protein 1, which codes for MASLPSLLLASAVLLAGATFLTHHSNTTTKLNPQPITTTHLHFYMHDDYTGPHPTAMRVVSGRSLLPNSTKSPITGRHFGDIVALNNALTEGPDNSGGKRVGTAQGFAVRVAEGGVVSDLSMHLAMEAGEFKGSSVAVKGRIDMDLEVRESVVVGGTGKFRLARGYMLSRDYDYTLADGGVIEIDLYLQHHD